Proteins from a genomic interval of Anolis sagrei isolate rAnoSag1 chromosome 1, rAnoSag1.mat, whole genome shotgun sequence:
- the CPSF2 gene encoding cleavage and polyadenylation specificity factor subunit 2, producing the protein MTSIIKLTTLSGVQEESALCYLLQVDEFRFLLDCGWDENFSMDIIDSLRKHVHQVDAVLLSHPDPLHLGALPYAVGKLGLNCAIYATIPVYKMGQMFMYDLYQSRHNTEDFTLFTLDDVDAAFDKIQQLKFSQIVNLKGKGHGLSITPLPAGHMIGGTIWKIVKDGEEEIVYAVDFNHKREIHLNGCSLEMLSRPSLLITDSFNATYVQPRRKQRDEQLLTNVLETLRGDGNVLIAVDTAGRVLELAQLLDQIWRTKDAGLGVYSLALLNNVSYNVVEFSKSQVEWMSDKLMRCFEDKRNNPFQFRHLSLCHGLSDLARVPSPKVVLASQPDLDCGFSRDLFIQWCQDPKNSIILTYRTTPGTLARFLIDNSSEKVIDMELRKRVKLEGKELEEYLEKEKLKKEAAKKLEQSKEADIDSSDESDAEEDIDQPSVHKTKHDLMMKGEGNRKGSFFKQAKKAYPMFPAPEERIKWDEYGEIIKPEDFLVPELQATEEEKNKLESGLTNGEEPMDQDLSDVPTKCISTTESMEIKARVTYIDYEGRSDGDSIKKIINQMKPRQLVIVHGPPEASQDLAESCRAFGGKDIKVYLPKLHETVDATSETHIYQVRLKDSLVSSLQFCKAKDAELAWIDGVLDMRVSKVDTGVILEEGELRDDGEETEMQVETSSAETSTVAQQKAIKSLFGDDDKEICEESEIIPTLEPLPPNEVPGHQSVFMNEPRLSDFKQVLLREGIQAEFVGGVLVCNNLVAVRRTETGRIGLEGCLCEDFYKIRDLLYEQYAIV; encoded by the exons ATGACATCAATTATCAAGCTAACCACCCTTTCAGGGGTGCAAGAAGAATCAGCTCTCTGTTATTTACTTCAAGTAGATGAGTTTCGCTTTCTATTGGATTGCGGATGGGATGAAAATTTTTCTATGGACATCATTGATTCTTTGAGAAA ACATGTTCATCAGGTTGATGCAGTACTTCTGTCACATCCAGATCCTTTACATTTGGGTGCACTTCCATACgcagtaggaaaattgggtttgaaTTGTGCTATTTATGCAACCATTCCAGTGTACAAAATGGGCCAGATGTTCATGTATGATCTCTATCAG TCACGGCACAATACAGAAGACTTCACGTTGTTTACCCTGGATGATGTGGATGCAGCTTTCGATAAAATACAACAATTGAAATTTTCTCAGATTGTTAATTTGAAAG GGAAAGGACATGGTTTGTCTATCACACCATTACCAGCAGGCCATATGATAGGAGGTACAATTTGGAAGATAGTCaaagatggagaagaagaaataGTTTATGCAGTTGATTTCAACCACAAAAGAGAAAT CCATTTGAATGGATGTTCCCTGGAAATGTTAAGTAGGCCTTCCTTGCTTATCACTGACTCCTTTAATGCTACCTACGTACAACCGAGACGGAAGCAAAGAGATGAACAACTGCTGA CAAATGTTTTGGAAACACTTAGAGGTGATGGGAATGTCCTAATAGCTGTGGACACTGCAGGCAGAGTTTTGGAACTTGCCCAGCTGCTTGATCAGATATGGAGGACAAAAGATGCTGGTCTAGGAGTCTACTCTTTAGCACTTTTGAATAATGTCAGCTACAACGTTGTGGAGTTCTCAAAATCACAG GTTGAATGGATGAGTGACAAGCTGATGAGATGCTTTGAAGATAAGAGAAACAATCCTTTCCAGTTTCgtcatctctctctctgtcatggGCTTTCAGATTTGGCTCGAGTTCCTAGTCCCAAAGTTGTCCTTGCCAGCCAACCAGATTTGGACTGTGGGTTTTCAAGGGATCTCTTTATACAGTGGTGTCAGGACCCTAAAAACTCTATCATTTTGACCTATAGAACAACTCCAGGAACACTGGCACGCTTTCTCATAGATAACTCCTCTGAAAAGGTTATCGACATGGAG TTGAGGAAAAGGGTTAAACTGGAAGGAAAAGAACTTGAAGAATACCTGGAGAAAGAGAAACTTAAAAAAGAAGCAGCTAAAAAGTTGGAACAGTCAAAAGA GGCAGACATTGATTCCAGTGATGAAAGTGATGCTGAAGAGGACATTGATCAGCCATCAGTTCATAAAACTAAACACGACCTGATGATGAAAGGGGAAGGAAACCGGAAAGGAAGCTTCTTCAAACAGGCCAAAAAAGCATATCCTATGTTCCCAGCTCCAGAAGAGAGAATTAAATGGGATGAATATGGAGAAATTATCAA ACCGGAAGACTTCCTTGTTCCAGAACTGCAGGcaacagaggaagaaaaaaacaaattaGAATCGGGGCTTACCAATGGAGAGGAACCTATGGACCAGGATTTATCCGATGTTCCTACCAAATGCATTTCCACAACAGAATCAATGGAAATAAA AGCTCGTGTTACATATATCGATTATGAAGGTCGGTCAGATGGAGACtccattaaaaaaatcattaatcAGATGAAGCCGCGGCAATTGGTCATTGTCCATGGGCCACCTGAAGCCAGTCAGGATCTGGCTGAGTCCTGCCgagcttttggtggaaaggacaTTAAAGTTTACTTGCCCAAACTGCATGAAACGGTTGATGCGACCAGTGAGACTCACATATACCAG GTTAGGTTAAAAGATTCTCTCGTCAGTTCCCTTCAGTTTTGTAAAGCAAAAGATGCTGAACTGGCATGGATAGATGGAGTCTTGGACATGCGGGTATCCAAAGTGGACACTGGGGTGATTTTGGAAGAAGGGGAACTGAGGGATGATGGCGAAGAGACAGAAATGCAAGTGGAGACTTCCTCTGCTGAAACCAGCACTGTAGCACAGCAGAAGGCCATCAAGAGTCTCTTTGGAGATGACGACAAGGAAATATGTGAAGAGAGTGAGATAATTCCTACTTTGGAACCCTTGCCTCCAAATGAG GTTCCTGGCCATCAGTCTGTCTTCATGAATGAGCCCAGGTTGTCTGACTTTAAGCAGGTTCTTCTGCGTGAAGGAATTCAAGCCGAATTTGTAGGAGGGGTCCTTGTATGTAATAACTTGGTGGCTGTTCGCAGG ACTGAAACGGGTCGGATTGGACTGGAAGGCTGTCTTTGTGAAGACTTCTATAAAATTAGAGATCTTTTATATGAACAGTATGCCATTGTCTGA